A region from the Pelobates fuscus isolate aPelFus1 chromosome 1, aPelFus1.pri, whole genome shotgun sequence genome encodes:
- the DNAJC30 gene encoding dnaJ homolog subfamily C member 30, mitochondrial, with the protein MAEVSRRLWTCSSLLGLSPGLAPAGLSVRGLSQAPRLGATTNNNNHHRGRNGPRPAPPLLRSRTAYYDILGVSSGASQAQVKTAYYKQSFRFHPDRNAGSEEAALRFGEVTEAYHVLGSLSLRKKYDLGVLSLEEARNAGKPSGRVDSPARAGPAGRRGDSSPRTPSKAMFNFDAFYQAHYGEQLERERLLRARRAYMEKVRRQPSKKYPFHQLSEVSALLLFLSAAAFFFSFK; encoded by the coding sequence ATGGCGGAGGTCAGCCGGAGGTTGTGGACGTGCAGCAGCCTCCTGGGGCTCTCCCCCGGGCTGGCCCCCGCCGGACTGTCAGTGCGCGGTCTCAGCCAGGCCCCCCGGCTCGGGGCGACCACCAACAACAACAACCACCACCGAGGGAGGAACGGTCCCCGGCCCGCGCCGCCCCTGCTGCGCTCCCGCACGGCCTACTACGACATCCTGGGGGTGAGCAGCGGCGCCAGCCAGGCCCAAGTCAAGACCGCATACTACAAGCAGTCCTTCCGCTTCCACCCGGACCGCAACGCCGGCAGCGAGGAGGCCGCACTCCGCTTCGGGGAGGTGACCGAGGCCTACCACGTCCTTGGCAGCCTCAGCCTGAGGAAGAAGTACGACCTGGGCGTGCTGAGCCTGGAGGAGGCCCGCAACGCCGGCAAGCCCAGCGGGAGAGTGGACAGCCCGGCCAGGGCAGGGCCCGCGGGCCGCAGGGGGGACAGCAGCCCCAGGACCCCTTCCAAGGCCATGTTCAACTTCGACGCCTTCTACCAGGCCCACTACGGGGAGCAGCTGGAGAGGGAGCGGCTGCTGAGAGCCAGGAGGGCCTACATGGAGAAAGTGAGGAGGCAGCCCAGCAAGAAATACCCCTTCCACCAACTGAGCGAGGTGTCTGCCCTGCTGCTCTTCCTCTCTGCCGCTGCCTTCTTCTTCTCCTTTAAATGA